From one Anabas testudineus chromosome 18, fAnaTes1.2, whole genome shotgun sequence genomic stretch:
- the spag17 gene encoding sperm-associated antigen 17 isoform X4, with translation MPPKTAPKGSGKKSSAAGGAVSNKNWEAALTKAQLEEESWQVCVCFVVGRSPADEELIQALALALQRPPYKLFTMLNWDNTLAKIHDLGNPKVKKPGNLPLFYEVTEPAKALLDAGEEIPCDLMAKILKFQLLQIKADDQQRREAEKAEKEKANPAPLSASKDKGGAKVPDKKGKNPPSPVEPFREKKTKLKCRDDVDLPKFIDEEPDDGPQHYVLVLGFYQPQLIGALDALGVHVANVIKLCSEQTQTSDVQQEQHSFEGNEPSQRVSPSLDSDSARREQTARARKLHLFWSSLRRILDSAPLDSKLHNVAQLSYTVPDLLPSLDTRDPEAELELGSRILEGVASLIFDCLEWCRQHQHYLDNLKLINIPAVGLDSQPLEVVPAPLPSVSMTPRSKMKSVQEESPPQQETTSHSVSTDVDMRYYSNLLGLVPPEACSVPLIMHCILEQVVMSTEQSISEKPKPQEGPWLDRHLVSYMLQSFLPLVHTEEEKTVMLNSLLTTVNSEEDKKELMQTFGTEMNQKKLANPLVIRHHDERALRLKNISAVEGFDPAEVEISMMKLSPVWALIESVAHQKNRNSCWMPFKQQLQHYCTDDIVSWPEVKRLFHQSVLESMPLTKLDRKGVLKTAGPLGALEPAQQQTPTVIPWDNPLDYANEQLRKLRTEGPTFLTEDPGNTEKFNGRVCSSADLSDIQSSRLRSLFDWHYTEHHNASVFPQVLQLASEEYCCLDTFRGHNNTLYIFCHNPMSAYRQCKEFWDVALYTDVKFRKYLEHVAHTISEWTRDEELKQEKMQLRNLSPIGSTKDEKVPDAAEEEDAAEPVIRKDSLKAWKLEQERLKEEEMARKSKKESAPKSKQPTEEDKSIDSKKSKTLSGAKKSRVGTADSSAKTPSGSISTTAPPVEENKELHQTEEPSKGCIGYNMDGKLIQVSGCVQHLFPSDGGHITVENVSFVEGSSLVKVDVKKDGHHFYTHINHVVVDPVRSPAHLQNKDSSNKKEDCKVAESVEVKLVKQGSLSAVLDNGIHLSYSFYGPTGQYIVFLLDASVSPQEAGEAIPESSTCVPIPLSSSNHQSKEAELDSASSKAQTPASQVQPPETQATVCEDKPTLPSSPFNGLNLSVPNGLLLQFLREDTQGISSEEQGMLVRQSFPLHGKGEMKHLQDLSLFKELSRVVTSQGTVVRYMRDGSTEVLFADGSVSFSKDCGPVWVPDSEIDMTSQDTEDNKKEQSLQKDAQRGCWTTTTPSGARIVTIGTTHKHIPSTPLLAFKATDPITHEVMLSREDLVVSVQNPDGSFSVEHSDGTRITSVFQNKPPSILQQLLLHTGDQTDSVTHKSTSECVCCCTECVCADSINENMHVQDTCDTGEESRRESAEAARDKDTWSKLSECEHMCDEQERAQSSAHKNLEGCVYAERIVAEIVKTNASESEESVPIKERVLVVEKEGCATVVMYPERHTAHVFLADGTVITGNNKGNYQVFPSSLGLLHIQSDGTCVYSSDPLVTASSKGGTPTNPPGSYTFSHSDKVACDITDPDGNHFQVMEDGEVSLLNLSPSPSTLKPDEEELEEEDREMAKIFAKHKVHLPRLFLVHEDGSGTELLSSQTVEELLYEACSDPTVALLKEPLPDTQDEFGITMLKPSHQSEWSKWLLGKQNPDITPPNLRNRSWHDFPRVETKIPGPPFGTNMGQGLTLSERSSGSAVKRQPVTSCPKVLEMREMYQHRPFTQSFKNTVDTRLKEYIERLMEREQRSEETKVKEPRSEEESARASDLLSLVLSFAEEEGSDHIFDKRTSVDIASLYSKGVGVEQSDVSDDTATAASDSFTNGKASKWPERHAQHRQQMSEERACREALWKKNIVPYFHPENIPIYQDLLQHQTPDMRALSMDLPPIPKSESAELFLKDAPQETPRPLNPTPSKSASRAARLDGLPEKRPTNPTLQMAGERSLRSSSGLCKSIHVDVTGKPRRSKVRLPASILSSKPRSVPNKQFLSLEEPVRRKCRTISLTDPHVVVRGFVLLPSSVDFGTLQEGTSSAITVVMKNVGVDTCRFHVKQPPSSTGLRVIYSPGPVAAGLQVELQVQLFAMCAVQAVDEPKTYISQDIVIHTETDVLYLPVTATILPERLYELWLKDQTSAHKTDSRVLKLSSGLAGGQGVTHR, from the exons ATGCCACCAAAAACAGCCCCGAAGGGCTCAGGGAAAAAGTCCAGCGCTGCTGGAGGTGCAGTTTCTAACAAGAACTGGGAAGCTGCTCTCACAAAAGCACAACTGGAAGAG GAGTCCTggcaagtctgtgtgtgttttgtggttggGAGAAGTCCAGCTGATGAAGAGCTGATCCAGGCTCTGGCTTTGGCCTTACAGCGACCTCCATATAAACTTTTCACCATGCTGAACTGGGACAACACCCTTGCTAAG ATCCACGATTTAGGGAATCCCAAAGTGAAAAAACCTGGCAACCTGCCCTTATTCTATGAG GTTACAGAGCCTGCAAAGGCGCTGCTGGATGCGGGAGAGGAGATTCCCTGTGACCTGATGGCAAAAATACTAAAGTTCCAGCTGCTACAGATCAAAGCTGATGATCAGCAGAGACGTGAAGCTGAGAAG GCTGAGAAGGAGAAGGCAAATCCCGCTCCTCTCTCTGCCAGCAAGGACAAAGGAGGAGCCAAGGTCCCTGACAAGAAGGGCAAGAATCCACCTTCACCTGTGGAACCTTtcagagagaagaagaccaagCTGAAATGCAGGGATGACGTTGATCTGCCAAAGTTTATAG ATGAAGAGCCAGATGATGGTCCTCAACACTACGTCCTGGTTCTCGGTTTCTACCAACCCCAGCTGATTGGTGCCCTTGATGCCCTAGGTGTACATGTAGCTAATGTCATTAAACTGTGTTCAGAGCAAACTCAGACTTCTGATGTGCAGCAGGAACAACACAGCTTTGAGGGAAATGAGCCGAGTCAGAGAGTATCTCCATCTTTGGACTCAG ACTCAGCCAGGAGAGAGCAGACTGCACGGGCCAGGAAGTTGCATCTGTTCTGGTCAAGTCTGAGACGAATTTTGGACAGTGCCCCTCTGGATTCCAAGCTCCACAATGTGGCCCAGCTCAGCTATACTGTCCCAGATCTCTTACCTTCCTTAGACACACGGGACCCCGAAGCTGAG CTGGAGTTGGGAAGCCGGATCTTGGAGGGTGTTGCCAGTCTCATCTTTGACTGTCTGGAGTGGTGCAGGCAGCATCAGCACTACCTAGACAACCTCAAACTCATCAATATACCAGCTGTCGGGTTGGATTCTCAGCCTTTAGAG GTTGTGCCTGCCCCTCTCCCCAGTGTTTCTATGACTCCACGCTCCAAGATGAAGTCAGTGCAGGAGGAAAGTCCACCACAGCAAG AAACCACCTCACATTCAGTCTCCACTGATGTGGACATGCGCTATTATAGCAACCTACTGGGCCTGGTGCCACCTGAAGCTTGTTCAGTCCCTCTTATCATGCACTGTATTCTGGAGcag GTGGTGATGTCTACAGAGCAGTCTATCTCTGAGAAGCCCAAACCTCAAGAGGGTCCCTGGTTAGATCGTCATCTGGTCAGCTACATGCTTCAGAGCTTCCTGCCTCTGGTGCacacagaagaggagaagacagtCATGTTAAATAGCTTACTGACTACAGTAAACAGTGAAGAGGACAAGAAG GAACTAATGCAGACGTTTGGAACAGAGATGAATCAAAAGAAGTTGGCGAACCCTCTGGTTATCAGACACCACGATGAGAGAGCGCTGCGCTTGAAGAACATCAGT GCTGTTGAAGGTTTTGATCCAGCAGAGGTGGAGATATCTATGATGAAGCTGTCTCCTGTGTGGGCCCTGATTGAGTCTGTAGCTCaccagaaaaacagaaactccTGCTGGATGCCATTCAAACAGCAGCTACAACACTACTGTACAGACG ATATTGTGTCATGGCCTGAGGTGAAGCGCCTGTTTCATCAGAGTGTATTGGAATCTATGCCCCTGACTAAGCTGGACAGAAAGGGTGTCCTGAAAACTGCAGGACCACTGGGAGCATTGGAACCAGCACAGCAGCAGACGCCGACAGTAATCCCATGGGACAACCCATTAGACTATGCTAATGAGCAGCTTCGTAAGCTAAGGACCGAAG gtCCAACCTTTCTCACCGAGGATCCTGGTAACACAGAG aAGTTCAATGGGAGAGTGTGTAGCTCTGCAGACCTATCTGACATCCAGAGTTCTAGGCTGAGATCTCTGTTTGACTGGCACTATACCGAACACCACAACGCTTCTGTCTTTCCACAG GTACTCCAGTTGGCCTCAGAAGAATACTGCTGCCTGGACACATTCAGGGGTCATAACAATACCCTGTACATTTTTTGCCACAATCCTATGAGTGCCTATCGTCAGTGCAAGGAGTTCTGGGATGTAGCCCTTTACACTGATGTCAAGTTCAG gAAGTACCTGGAGCATGTGGCACATACCATTTCAGAATGGACAAGAGACGAGGAATTAAAGCAGGAGAAAATGCAACTAAGAAATCTCAGCCCAATTGGGTCTACAAAAG ATGAAAAAGTTCCAGatgctgcagaggaggaggacgcTGCGGAACCGGTCATCAGAAAAGACTCACTCAAA GCAtggaagctggagcaggagcggctaaaggaggaggagatggccAGAAAATCAAAGAAGGAGAGTGCACCGAAGAGCAAGCAGCCGACTGAGGAGGATAAGTCCATAGACAGCAAGAAGAGTAAAACTTTATCTGGTGCAAAGAAGAGCAGAGTAGGGACAGCGGACAGCTCAGCCAAGACACCTTCAGGGTCCATTTCTACAACGGCACCCCctgtggaggaaaacaaagaacTGCATCAGACAGAGGAGCCCTCCAAG GGTTGCATAGGCTACAACATGGATGGAAAATTGATTCAAGTGTCAGGCTGTGTCCAGCACCTTTTCCCCTCAGATGGAGGGCACATCACTGTGGAGAATGTCAGCTTTGTTGAAG GTTCCAGCCTAGTGAAAGTGGATGTGAAAAAAGACGGGCATCATTTCTACACACACATCAACCATGTTGTTGTGGATCCTGTAAGATCTCCTGCTCACCTCCAGAACAAAGACTCCAGTAACAAGAAGGAAGACTGTAAAG TAGCAGAGTCTGTGGAGGTGAAATTGGTGAAGCAGGGCTCACTCTCAGCAGTGTTAGACAATGGAATTCACCTCTCATACAGTTTCTACGGGCCCACAGGACAATACATAG TGTTTCTGCTTGATGCTTCAGTGAGTCCCCAGGAAGCGGGAGAGGCAATCCCAGAGTCTTCCACTTGTGTTcccatccctctctcttcttctaaCCACCAGTCCAAGGAAGCAGAGCTGGATTCAGCTTCCTCTAAGGCGCAGACCCCAGCCAGCCAGGTCCAGCCTCCAGAGACCCAG GCTACAGTGTGTGAAGACAAGCCAACATTGCCATCCAGTCCATTCAACGGCCTCAACCTGTCTGTTCCTAATGGCTTACTGCTGCAGTTCCTGAGAGAGGATACTCAAG GAATATCTTCAGAGGAGCAGGGTATgttggtgaggcagagcttccCTCTACATGGTAAAGGAGAAATGAAGCACCTTCAGGACCTCTCCCTCTTCAAAGAACTATCTCGTGTAGTCACCAGCCAGGGAACTGTGGTCCGTTACATGAGAGACGGGTCCACAGAG GTGCTGTTTGCAGATGGCTCAGTCAGTTTCAGCAAGGATTGTGGTCCAGTGTGGGTGCCTGACTCTGAAATTGACATGACTTCCCAGGATACTGAGGACAACAAGAAAG aACAGAGCTTGCAGAAAGATGCTCAGAGAGGGTGTTGGACAACTACGACTCCTTCCGGAGCTCGCATCGTCACTATAGggaccacacacaaacacatacccTCCACACCTCTTCTTGCTTTCAAGGCTACAGACCCCATCACTCATGAG GTGATGCTGAGTCGAGAGGATCTAGTGGTTTCTGTCCAGAACCCAGATGGCTCTTTTAGTGTGGAACATTCAGACGGGACCAGGATCACCAGTGTCTTCCAAAACAAACCACCAAGCATACTGCAACAGCTACTGCTGCACACAG GGGATCAAACTGACAGTGTGACCCATAAATCCACTTCTGAATGTGTATGTTGCtgcactgagtgtgtgtgtgcagacagcatTAATGAGAACATGCACGTCCAGGACACCTGTGACACTGGAGAAGAGAGTAGAAGGGAGAGTGCAGAGGCAGCACGTGATAAAGATACCTGGTCTAAGTTGAGTGAGTGTGAGCATATGTGCGATGAACAGGAGCGTGCTCAATCTAGTGCGCATAAGAACTTAGAGGGGTGTGTGTATGCAGAAAGAATTGTGGCTGAGATTGTTAAGACGAATGCAAGTGAGAGTGAGGAGAGCGTTCCAATCAAAGAGCGGGTGCTGGTGGTGGAGAAGGAGGGCTGTGCCACAGTAGTGATGTATCCAGAGCGACATACGGCTCATGTCTTTTTAGCTGATGGAACTGTCATAACTGGAAACAACAAAGGAAACTATCAG GTGTTCCCATCCAGTCTGGGGCTCTTACACATCCAAAGTGACGGGACGTGTGTGTACTCTTCTGACCCGCTTGTAACCGCGAGTTCAAAGGGTGGCACTCCCACAAACCCACCAGGAAGCTACACCTTCAGTCACTCAGACAAAGTGGCCTGTGACATCACAGACCCAGATGGAAACCATTTCCAG GTGATGGAGGATGGAGAAGTATCGTTACTGAACCTTAGTCCTTCTCCGAGCACATTGAAACCTGAcgaggaagagctggaggaggaggacagagaaatgGCCAAGATTTTtgcaaaacacaaagtacaTTTGCCAAG GTTGTTTCTGGTTCATGAGGATGGATCAGGCACTGAACTACTGAGCTCTCAAACGGTAGAAGAGCTGCTCTACGAGGCATGCTCTGACCCTACCGTAGCACTGCTGAAGGAACCACTGCCAGATACACAAG ATGAATTCGGCATTACCATGCTGAAGCCCAGCCACCAGAGTGAATGGTCCAAGTGGTTGTTAGGGAAACAAAATCCTGACATCACCCCTCCCAATCTCAGAAACCGTAGCTGGCATGACTTCCCTAGAGTAGAG ACGAAGATCCCAGGTCCTCCGTTTGGTACTAACATGGGACAAGGTCTGACTCTGAGTGAGCGGTCCAGTGGTTCTGCAGTAAAGCGTCAACCTGTCACAAGCTGCCCTAAAGTCCTGGAGATGAGGGAAATGTACCAGCATCGACCATTCACCCAATCGTTCAAAAATACTGTAGACACACGACTAAAG GAATACATAGAACGTTTGATGGAGAGGGAGCAACGATCAGAGGAGACAAAAGTTAAAGAGCCTCGCAGCGAGGAGGAGAGTGCCCGTGCAAGTGATCTTCTCAGTCTAGTCCTG TCTTTTGCAGAAGAAGAGGGATCAGACCACATCTTTGACAAGAGGACTTCAG TGGATATTGCCAGTCTGTACAGCAAAGGAGTCGGAGTTGAGCAGTCAGATGTTTCAGACGACACAGCCACAGCAGCTAGTGACAG TTTTACAAACGGAAAGGCATCAAAATGGCCTGAAAGACATGCTCAGCACAG GCAGCAGATGTCTGAGGAGAGGGCTTGTAGAGAGGCTCTatggaagaaaaacattgttCCCTATTTCCACCCAGAAAATATTCCAATATACCag GATCTGCTGCAGCACCAAACACCCGACATGAGGGCCCTGTCTATGGATCTCCCTCCGATCCCCAAGTCCGAGAGTGCTGAGCTGTTCCTGAAAGATGCCCCACAAGAAA CCCCAAGACCCTTAAACCCAACACCCTCTAAATCAGCAAG CCGTGCAGCACGACTTGATGGGCTGCCTGAAAAGCGACCGACAAATCCCACACTTCAGATGGCTG GTGAAAGAAGTCTGAGGAGTTCATCTGGGCTTTGCAAATCAATCCACGTGGACGTAACTGGAAAACCCAGGAGGAGTAAAGTGAGGTTACCAGCGTCCATCCTCAGCTCTAAACCGCGCAGTGTACCAAATAAACag TTCCTGTCACTGGAAGAGCCAGTGCGGAGGAAGTGTCGCACCATTTCTCTGACTGATCCACATGTCGTAGTGAGGGGCTTCGTCCTCCTCCCGTCCAGCGTTGACTTTGGTACCCTGCAGGAGGGCACTTCCTCAGCCATTACTGTGGTGATGAAGAATGTGGGCGTTGATACCTGCAG GTTCCATGTGAAACAGCCTCCTTCCTCTACAGGCCTGCGGGTTATCTACAGTCCTGGACCT GTGGCTGCAGGTTTGCAGGTTGAACTGCAGGTTCAGCTGTTTGCCATGTGTGCAGTCCAAGCAGTGGACGAGCCAAAAACATACATCTCCCAAGATATTGTCATCCACACTGAAACAGACGTCCTCTACCTGCCTGTCACCGCTA CCATCCTTCCTGAGAGGTTATATGAACTTTGGCTCAAGGATCAAACAAGTGCACACAAGACAGACTCCAGGGTTCTTAAACTGTCATCCGGCCTAGCGGGCGGCCAGGGAGTCACTCACAGATGA